A window of Corallococcus macrosporus DSM 14697 contains these coding sequences:
- a CDS encoding serine/threonine-protein kinase: MRPEHEAELYIAVAEGLVDEAHVSALREEALRQQQSPLSLLAHRRALSQETLASLQRIAADVARRGDPAPEGAATLEGVPATVAQAPGAPVFPVPGWERYQGIRFLGQGGMGQVFLARDLRLHRDVALKFVRSDTGTDFRRSLLEARAQARVDHERVCQVYEVGEVDGRPYIAMQFIDGQPLHQAADALGIEQKVVLLRDAAEGVQAAHRAGLIHRDIKPSNILVERAEDGRLKPYVMDFGLARDWRELDATATGAMAGTPHYMAPEQARGEVRRLDRRADVYSLGATLYHLLTGQFPIPGDNALEVLSRIATAEPRPPRAWEPDIPVDLEAIVLKCLEKERSARYDSPRALVEDLDRFLAGEPVRARPAGWAYRLRKKARKHRVVVGVAGAALVAVSLALGWASYTSSQSSQREQWVRRFTEKANHIEALARYSALSRLHDTRADRQEIRDAMAALEAEVGEASALAVGPGHDALGHGLLALGEDAAALKHLEAAWASGFHAPRTAWAMALVLGHLYQDGLREAERLRIPERREARVAELRRLYRDPALEYLRQSQGANVSSPEYLAALIAFYEDRLDDALARLDAMGPPRAWFHEALQLRGDILRTRASRRWNQGDRDGARADFDSGRRAYVTAIDVAQSVPRLHLALAELEFDVLLMELYGQGDIHPPFQRGTEAVARALRVLPDSVDARILESGFHRRLAEEQVYLGADAEASLRKAVDAARAALSLAPTSTLARVQLGRSYWAWGQFLQQRNQDPREKLTLASAEFEHVPAEERNYELYLNLGLLFGTWAAYEQQQGEDPLPHLDQAMAAYAAATRLDARLPDAWINLGSAYLNRATHPRSRAPDSDLTQAREALDKARALNPQHVASYFFGAQVEEASAKRRRARGEDARPDLARALARYQQGSVINPQLPQLLNGAGLVLLEQAKEAWARGEAPAALMEEAQAALERAITAAPQQGFAYHNVSEVLLQRATWQQRLGESPAASLRAAMASSREAIERLSDFAQPWTNLARAHVVSARAAFARREDPLPELDAASRALAQALSRSGGKAEGWQWEGEVRALRARWQAQRGRGRGEEFAQAARAFQTSLELAPEREAARLASGRFHREWARWLRARGEPAEAAVARGLEDVEAALAQRPGWPEARLLQGQLLLLRADVTVPPEAQVALRRQGRDAISGAIAANPHLQREGAQAQPPALAPNPRRGDADRPLKTPRPP; the protein is encoded by the coding sequence ATGCGCCCAGAGCATGAAGCGGAGCTGTACATCGCCGTGGCCGAAGGGCTCGTCGACGAGGCGCACGTCTCCGCCCTGCGCGAGGAGGCCTTGCGCCAGCAGCAGAGCCCGTTGTCGCTGTTGGCGCACCGGCGCGCGCTCTCCCAGGAGACGCTCGCCTCGCTCCAGCGAATCGCCGCGGACGTGGCCCGGCGAGGCGACCCCGCACCGGAGGGCGCGGCGACGCTGGAGGGCGTACCCGCCACGGTGGCGCAGGCGCCAGGGGCGCCCGTCTTCCCCGTGCCGGGCTGGGAGCGCTACCAGGGGATACGCTTCCTCGGGCAGGGCGGCATGGGGCAGGTCTTCCTCGCCCGGGATTTGCGCCTGCACCGCGACGTGGCGCTCAAGTTCGTTCGCAGCGACACCGGGACGGACTTCCGCCGCTCGCTCCTGGAGGCCCGGGCGCAGGCCCGGGTCGACCACGAGCGCGTCTGCCAGGTGTACGAGGTGGGCGAGGTGGATGGCCGCCCGTACATCGCCATGCAGTTCATCGATGGCCAGCCGCTCCATCAGGCCGCCGACGCGCTGGGCATCGAGCAGAAGGTGGTGCTGCTCCGGGACGCCGCGGAGGGGGTCCAGGCCGCCCACCGCGCCGGCCTCATCCACCGCGACATCAAGCCCTCCAACATCCTCGTCGAGCGCGCCGAGGACGGGCGCCTCAAGCCCTACGTCATGGACTTCGGGCTGGCGCGGGACTGGCGGGAGCTGGACGCCACCGCCACCGGGGCGATGGCGGGCACCCCGCACTACATGGCGCCGGAGCAGGCGCGCGGCGAGGTGCGCCGGTTGGACCGCCGCGCGGACGTCTACAGCCTCGGCGCCACGCTCTACCACCTGCTGACCGGCCAGTTCCCCATCCCGGGGGACAACGCGCTGGAGGTGCTCAGCCGCATCGCCACCGCGGAGCCGCGCCCGCCCCGTGCCTGGGAGCCGGACATCCCGGTGGACCTCGAGGCCATCGTGCTCAAGTGCCTCGAGAAGGAGCGCTCGGCGCGCTACGACTCGCCGCGCGCGCTCGTGGAGGACCTGGACCGCTTCCTGGCCGGCGAGCCGGTGCGGGCGCGCCCCGCGGGCTGGGCGTACCGGCTGCGGAAGAAGGCACGCAAGCACCGCGTCGTGGTGGGCGTGGCCGGCGCGGCGCTCGTGGCCGTCTCGCTGGCGCTGGGCTGGGCCAGCTACACCTCCAGCCAGTCCTCCCAACGTGAGCAGTGGGTCCGCCGCTTCACGGAGAAGGCCAACCACATCGAGGCCCTCGCCCGCTACTCCGCCCTCTCGCGCCTTCACGACACGCGCGCCGACCGCCAGGAGATTCGGGACGCCATGGCCGCGCTGGAGGCGGAGGTTGGAGAGGCCAGCGCGCTCGCGGTGGGGCCGGGGCACGACGCGCTGGGGCATGGCCTGCTCGCGCTGGGGGAGGACGCGGCCGCCTTGAAGCACCTGGAGGCGGCCTGGGCCAGCGGCTTCCACGCGCCACGCACCGCCTGGGCGATGGCGCTCGTGCTGGGGCACCTGTACCAGGACGGGCTGCGCGAGGCGGAGCGCCTGCGCATCCCCGAGCGGCGGGAGGCGCGCGTGGCCGAGCTGCGCCGCCTCTACCGGGACCCGGCGCTGGAGTACCTGCGTCAGAGCCAGGGCGCGAACGTGTCCTCGCCCGAGTACCTGGCCGCGCTCATCGCCTTCTACGAGGACCGGCTCGATGATGCGCTGGCCCGGCTGGACGCCATGGGCCCGCCCCGCGCCTGGTTCCATGAAGCGCTCCAGCTTCGTGGCGACATCCTCCGGACCCGCGCCAGCCGGCGCTGGAACCAGGGGGACCGGGACGGCGCGCGCGCCGACTTCGACAGCGGGCGCCGCGCGTATGTCACGGCGATTGACGTCGCGCAGAGCGTCCCCCGCCTGCACCTGGCGCTGGCGGAGCTGGAGTTCGACGTGCTGCTGATGGAGCTGTATGGCCAGGGGGACATCCACCCGCCCTTCCAGCGAGGCACGGAGGCGGTGGCGCGCGCGCTCCGCGTCCTGCCGGACTCCGTCGACGCCCGCATCCTGGAGTCGGGCTTCCACCGCCGCCTGGCGGAGGAGCAGGTGTACCTGGGCGCGGACGCCGAGGCGTCGCTGCGCAAGGCCGTTGACGCCGCGCGCGCCGCGCTGAGCCTGGCGCCCACGTCGACGTTGGCCCGGGTGCAGTTGGGCCGCTCCTACTGGGCCTGGGGCCAGTTCCTTCAGCAGCGCAACCAGGACCCGCGCGAGAAGCTGACCCTGGCGAGCGCGGAGTTCGAGCACGTCCCCGCGGAGGAGCGGAACTACGAGCTCTACCTCAACCTGGGCCTCCTCTTCGGCACCTGGGCCGCCTACGAGCAGCAGCAGGGCGAGGACCCGCTGCCGCACCTCGACCAGGCCATGGCCGCGTATGCGGCGGCGACCCGGCTGGACGCGCGGCTGCCCGATGCGTGGATCAACCTGGGCAGCGCGTACCTCAACCGGGCCACCCATCCCAGGAGCCGGGCCCCGGACTCGGACCTGACGCAGGCCCGGGAGGCGCTCGACAAGGCGCGCGCGCTGAACCCCCAGCACGTGGCCTCCTACTTCTTCGGGGCGCAGGTAGAGGAGGCCTCGGCGAAGCGGCGCCGCGCGCGTGGCGAGGACGCCCGGCCCGACCTGGCCCGGGCGCTCGCGCGGTACCAGCAGGGGAGCGTCATCAATCCCCAGCTCCCGCAGCTCCTGAACGGCGCGGGCCTGGTGCTGCTCGAACAGGCGAAGGAGGCCTGGGCGCGGGGCGAGGCGCCGGCCGCGCTGATGGAAGAGGCCCAGGCGGCCCTGGAGCGGGCCATCACCGCGGCCCCGCAGCAGGGCTTCGCGTACCACAACGTCAGCGAGGTGCTGCTCCAGCGCGCGACCTGGCAGCAGCGGCTCGGTGAGTCCCCGGCCGCGAGCCTCCGCGCGGCGATGGCGTCGTCACGCGAGGCCATCGAGCGGCTCTCCGACTTCGCCCAGCCCTGGACCAACCTGGCCCGGGCCCACGTGGTGTCGGCGCGGGCGGCCTTCGCGCGGCGCGAGGACCCGCTGCCGGAGCTCGACGCCGCGTCGCGGGCGCTCGCCCAGGCCCTGTCGCGCAGCGGCGGCAAGGCGGAAGGCTGGCAATGGGAGGGCGAGGTCCGAGCGCTGCGGGCCCGCTGGCAGGCCCAGCGCGGGCGTGGCCGCGGTGAGGAGTTCGCGCAGGCCGCGCGCGCCTTCCAGACGTCCCTGGAGCTGGCGCCAGAGCGGGAGGCGGCGCGGCTGGCGTCCGGCCGGTTTCATCGGGAGTGGGCCCGCTGGCTCCGGGCACGCGGTGAGCCCGCGGAAGCCGCCGTGGCGCGGGGCCTCGAGGACGTGGAGGCCGCGCTGGCGCAGCGGCCTGGATGGCCGGAGGCGCGCCTCCTCCAGGGCCAGTTGCTCCTGCTGCGCGCTGACGTCACGGTTCCCCCCGAGGCGCAGGTGGCCTTGCGCCGTCAGGGACGGGACGCCATCTCCGGCGCCATCGCGGCGAACCCCCACCTTCAGCGCGAGGGCGCGCAGGCGCAGCCGCCCGCCCTCGCGCCGAACCCCAGGCGTGGCGACGCGGACCGCCCGCTGAAGACGCCGCGCCCGCCGTGA
- a CDS encoding zinc metalloprotease: MPIPYLVVGQALALLSGASHPVDANGCASPEPAPSWVAKFSPSASDCSLDSTVPGPQWLPTTVLRIPVVVHVIADNACANGNVSDALVHSQLAVLNEDFRALAGTPGGGGVDSKLEFFLATVDPSGNPTTGIQRYCDTTWYQDTGSYWLSTAWDPTRYVNIYTNSVGGSRGYVPFLPADPTGAVGQPRDRVVINWLTFGRVGPVPPYHNGRTVTHEVGHYLGLFHTYYSGCGTAAAPACYTTGDRICDTPPNATSHKGCTAGITSCGGVPVPIQNYMELTDDACMTGFSAEQVQRMRCTLATYRPDLAQ; this comes from the coding sequence ATGCCAATCCCTTACCTGGTTGTCGGTCAGGCCCTGGCCCTCCTGTCCGGAGCGTCCCACCCCGTCGACGCCAACGGCTGTGCCTCGCCGGAGCCCGCGCCTTCCTGGGTGGCGAAGTTCTCCCCCTCCGCCTCGGACTGCTCCCTGGACTCGACCGTCCCCGGCCCTCAGTGGCTGCCCACGACGGTGCTGCGCATCCCGGTGGTGGTCCATGTCATCGCGGACAATGCGTGCGCGAATGGCAACGTCTCGGACGCGCTGGTCCACAGCCAGCTCGCGGTCCTCAACGAGGACTTCCGCGCGCTGGCCGGCACTCCGGGGGGAGGTGGGGTGGATAGCAAGCTCGAGTTCTTCCTCGCCACCGTGGACCCCTCGGGCAATCCGACGACGGGCATCCAGCGCTACTGCGACACGACCTGGTACCAGGACACGGGCAGCTACTGGCTCAGCACCGCCTGGGACCCGACGCGCTATGTGAACATCTACACCAACAGCGTCGGCGGCTCGCGAGGGTACGTGCCCTTCCTCCCCGCGGACCCCACGGGCGCCGTGGGTCAGCCGCGGGACCGGGTGGTCATCAATTGGCTGACCTTCGGCCGGGTGGGGCCCGTCCCGCCGTACCACAACGGGCGGACCGTCACGCACGAGGTGGGCCACTACCTGGGCCTGTTCCACACGTACTACTCGGGGTGCGGCACGGCCGCCGCGCCGGCCTGCTACACCACCGGAGACCGCATCTGCGACACCCCGCCCAACGCCACCTCCCACAAGGGGTGCACCGCGGGCATCACGAGCTGCGGCGGCGTGCCGGTCCCCATCCAGAACTACATGGAGCTGACGGACGACGCCTGCATGACGGGCTTCAGCGCGGAGCAGGTGCAGCGCATGCGCTGCACCCTGGCCACCTACCGCCCGGACCTGGCGCAGTAG
- a CDS encoding sigma 54-interacting transcriptional regulator codes for MHTKAPGVMRAKASADVTTADSPVRRGPERRAEHVPALTLFAHPRPYRVGERCLLEALADGREVALSRNAPDFTPPGEQLGGPLADPFLSRKPLRFIPGPEGRILLDPGEGSQVIVAGAPLQGVRELSAEEVTDGVTLELGGRVGLVLHLAEPGLEGSLAALDMVGTSLGLQRVRQRIAQVADLVVPVLIRGETGAGKELIARAVHEHSARRQRPFLSLNLGAIPKELAAAELFGARKGAFTGAVRDQKGVFLAADGGTLFLDEVGEAPPEVQVMLLRVLETGEFFPVGAHGPVKVDVRLLAATDARLEAQIDEGRFKAPLLHRLAGYVIRVPPLRERREDIGLLFHHFAQQELRALGAASRLHAGDASAEPWLPVGLASRLVRYAWPGNIRQLRNVTRRLVIDNRDQPSLRLDAELERELSAPSAASPGPPSPPPAAPAAPEVKRRKASDITEAELVAALRECAWDLNPTADRLGIARASLYDLIQRHPNIRTAGRLSEAEIARAHHECQGDLDAMTRRLQVSRKALARRVKELGLGGNER; via the coding sequence ATGCACACGAAGGCCCCGGGCGTGATGCGAGCGAAGGCGTCAGCGGATGTCACCACCGCGGACAGCCCCGTCCGGCGCGGGCCGGAGCGACGCGCCGAACACGTCCCGGCGCTGACCCTGTTCGCGCACCCCAGGCCCTACCGGGTGGGCGAGCGCTGCCTGCTGGAAGCGCTGGCGGACGGACGGGAGGTGGCCCTGTCCCGCAATGCCCCGGACTTCACGCCGCCGGGAGAACAGCTTGGCGGGCCGCTGGCGGACCCCTTCCTGAGCCGCAAGCCGCTGCGGTTCATCCCAGGGCCGGAGGGGCGCATCCTGTTGGACCCTGGCGAGGGCAGTCAGGTCATCGTCGCGGGCGCGCCGCTCCAGGGCGTCCGGGAGCTCAGCGCCGAGGAAGTCACCGACGGTGTCACGTTGGAGCTGGGCGGACGCGTGGGCCTGGTGCTGCACCTGGCGGAGCCGGGCCTCGAGGGCTCGCTGGCCGCGCTCGACATGGTGGGGACGAGCCTGGGCCTCCAGCGCGTGCGCCAGCGCATCGCGCAGGTGGCGGACCTCGTCGTCCCGGTGCTCATCCGGGGCGAGACGGGGGCGGGCAAGGAATTGATTGCCCGGGCCGTCCACGAGCACAGCGCCCGGCGGCAGCGGCCCTTCCTCAGCCTGAACCTGGGCGCCATTCCCAAGGAGCTGGCGGCGGCGGAGCTGTTCGGCGCGCGCAAGGGGGCCTTCACCGGCGCCGTGCGGGACCAGAAAGGCGTCTTCCTGGCCGCGGACGGCGGGACGCTGTTCCTGGACGAGGTGGGCGAGGCGCCCCCCGAGGTGCAGGTGATGCTCCTGCGCGTCCTGGAGACGGGCGAGTTCTTCCCGGTGGGGGCCCATGGGCCGGTGAAGGTGGACGTCCGGCTGCTCGCGGCCACGGACGCGCGGTTGGAGGCGCAAATCGACGAGGGGCGGTTCAAGGCGCCGCTGCTGCACCGGCTCGCCGGGTATGTGATTCGCGTCCCGCCCCTGCGGGAGCGCCGGGAGGACATCGGGCTGCTCTTCCACCACTTCGCCCAGCAGGAGCTGCGCGCGCTGGGCGCGGCGAGCCGCCTCCACGCGGGGGACGCCTCCGCCGAGCCCTGGCTGCCGGTGGGGCTGGCCTCGAGGCTGGTGCGCTACGCGTGGCCGGGCAACATCCGGCAGTTGCGCAACGTGACGCGGCGGCTCGTCATCGACAACCGGGACCAGCCCAGCCTGCGGCTCGACGCGGAGCTCGAACGGGAGCTGTCCGCGCCGTCCGCCGCGAGCCCAGGTCCGCCCTCCCCTCCCCCCGCGGCGCCCGCCGCCCCGGAGGTGAAGCGCCGCAAGGCCTCCGACATCACCGAGGCCGAGCTGGTCGCGGCGCTCCGGGAGTGCGCCTGGGACCTGAACCCCACCGCCGACCGGCTGGGCATCGCGCGGGCCTCCCTCTATGACTTGATTCAACGTCACCCGAACATCCGCACCGCGGGCAGGTTGAGTGAAGCGGAAATCGCCCGCGCCCATCACGAATGTCAGGGGGACCTGGACGCCATGACACGGCGACTCCAGGTCTCACGCAAGGCGCTCGCGCGCCGCGTGAAGGAGCTGGGCCTGGGGGGGAACGAACGCTGA
- a CDS encoding alpha-xenorhabdolysin family binary toxin subunit A has protein sequence MTLFVPSAALVKAGPCQEAQRFVLASSEWLELQTHVQAVLALPSDVSEYETRYGDASSGSAMKEVFDAMYRLRETASRYGSPKQLRASLVENPHFLVSATRPRNDAFSATVWTLQRAQQNASELAKTLKLIPTIARGEAPAEAVSGIKSLFLGQGQVVDKMHQTVKRLNELIGEFEQIERELDEAQTQMRIYTDRSSKTRVNLDQEIGALKLNIAKLEQSRDAAYNKWRDLTISACIVPAGIGIIGIVAMVVLAVPTGGASFAVGTAVTGGAVAASAAALGAAAGVARSDYEDLVSKVEQQNAFMGKRVAYRTDLGALDDLMRFSLPASSGVIDQLGAVRDAWTGSIRELTARVNDLSTGNLSTSPWLREQEMNAASGHWNTLDASLRGFLSGSLIDADLLAFGDALPQDDAGWLERFTASRAA, from the coding sequence ATGACTCTCTTCGTCCCCTCCGCCGCGCTCGTGAAGGCGGGCCCCTGTCAGGAAGCCCAGCGCTTCGTCCTGGCCTCGAGCGAGTGGTTGGAATTGCAGACCCATGTCCAGGCGGTGCTGGCGCTGCCCTCCGATGTCAGCGAATACGAGACGCGTTACGGCGATGCCTCGTCGGGCTCGGCGATGAAGGAGGTCTTCGACGCCATGTACCGGCTGCGCGAGACGGCCTCGCGCTATGGCAGCCCGAAGCAGTTGCGGGCCAGCCTGGTGGAGAACCCCCACTTCCTCGTCAGCGCGACGCGGCCCAGGAACGATGCGTTCTCCGCCACCGTCTGGACCCTGCAGCGCGCCCAGCAGAACGCGAGCGAGCTGGCCAAGACGCTCAAGCTCATCCCCACCATCGCTCGCGGCGAGGCGCCGGCGGAGGCGGTCTCCGGCATCAAGAGCCTGTTCCTCGGGCAGGGGCAGGTGGTCGACAAGATGCACCAGACCGTCAAGCGGCTCAACGAGCTGATTGGCGAGTTCGAGCAGATTGAGCGTGAGCTCGACGAGGCGCAGACGCAGATGCGCATCTACACCGACCGCTCGTCCAAGACTCGTGTCAACCTGGACCAGGAGATTGGCGCGCTGAAGCTCAACATCGCCAAGCTCGAGCAGTCGCGCGACGCGGCGTACAACAAGTGGCGGGACCTGACCATCTCCGCCTGCATCGTGCCGGCGGGCATCGGCATCATCGGCATCGTGGCCATGGTGGTGCTGGCCGTGCCGACGGGGGGCGCCTCCTTCGCGGTGGGAACCGCCGTGACGGGCGGCGCGGTGGCTGCGTCCGCGGCGGCGCTGGGCGCGGCGGCTGGCGTCGCGCGCTCCGACTACGAAGACCTGGTCAGCAAGGTGGAGCAGCAGAACGCGTTCATGGGCAAGCGGGTGGCCTACCGCACCGACCTGGGCGCGCTCGACGACCTCATGCGCTTCTCGCTGCCCGCTTCCAGCGGGGTGATTGACCAGCTCGGCGCCGTCCGGGATGCCTGGACGGGCTCCATTCGGGAGCTCACCGCCCGGGTCAACGACCTCAGCACGGGCAACCTGAGCACCAGCCCGTGGCTCCGGGAACAGGAGATGAACGCCGCGAGCGGCCACTGGAACACGCTTGATGCCTCGCTCCGGGGCTTCCTCTCGGGCTCGCTCATCGACGCGGACCTGCTCGCGTTCGGTGACGCCCTGCCGCAGGACGACGCCGGCTGGCTGGAGCGCTTCACGGCGTCGCGCGCGGCCTGA
- a CDS encoding alpha-xenorhabdolysin family binary toxin subunit A — protein MGSSSTNEVPSIAAGAGLTTPANPNSGQKTQFALFSDSWLELQAYVGAASDMPLTQGDFEQKYGKVGSSKTITDCIGAMKNVKEASAEFGDPKALRAALIANPNLLATKEPPREIYTHTVWLGQRVNETAGRLVSGYTSVLSELSGLPPQEQVANLKAYLFDQTLGPIPLSKQMSDDVGTLIRKLGVFEQKMNEYNEKLQAFTRGSSAMMAELNTTLGALSQKIADLERSRDAAYKAWRDFTIAAVTTSVGCMLIGGLLAPFTGGASLLVGGVAAIATGVGLGVKAAQCRAEYNEYCKLVASEEEERKKKQRLRSDLGDFNTQMQRVGPAMGSFLKNLQTIQGAWVQMNSDMLAISNSITPGNVGSVPFLVKAKAQLAVDSWQAVGDSARQFTVGSLVDYTSLAFGDVMPENAPAREAA, from the coding sequence ATGGGTAGCAGCTCGACGAATGAAGTGCCTTCCATTGCCGCCGGTGCGGGGCTGACGACCCCGGCCAATCCCAACTCCGGGCAGAAGACGCAGTTCGCCCTGTTCAGCGACAGCTGGCTGGAGCTGCAGGCCTATGTCGGCGCCGCCTCCGACATGCCCCTCACGCAGGGGGACTTCGAGCAGAAGTACGGCAAGGTCGGCAGCTCGAAGACCATCACCGACTGCATCGGCGCGATGAAGAACGTGAAGGAGGCCTCGGCCGAGTTCGGCGACCCCAAGGCACTGCGCGCGGCGCTCATCGCCAACCCCAACCTGCTGGCCACGAAGGAGCCGCCCAGGGAAATCTATACCCATACGGTGTGGCTGGGGCAGCGGGTGAATGAGACGGCCGGCAGGTTGGTCAGCGGCTACACCAGCGTGCTGAGCGAGCTGAGCGGCCTTCCTCCGCAGGAGCAGGTCGCCAACCTCAAGGCCTACCTGTTCGACCAGACCCTGGGGCCGATTCCGCTGTCCAAGCAGATGTCGGACGACGTCGGCACGCTCATCCGGAAGCTCGGCGTCTTCGAGCAGAAGATGAATGAGTACAACGAGAAGCTGCAGGCCTTCACCCGGGGCTCGTCGGCGATGATGGCGGAGCTCAACACCACGCTCGGCGCCCTGTCGCAGAAGATCGCCGACCTGGAGCGCTCTCGTGACGCGGCCTACAAGGCCTGGCGTGACTTCACCATCGCGGCGGTGACGACCTCGGTGGGCTGCATGTTGATTGGCGGGCTGCTCGCGCCATTCACCGGAGGCGCCTCGTTGCTGGTGGGCGGCGTGGCGGCCATCGCCACCGGCGTGGGGCTGGGCGTCAAGGCCGCGCAGTGCCGGGCGGAGTACAACGAGTACTGCAAGCTCGTCGCCTCGGAAGAGGAGGAGCGGAAGAAGAAGCAGCGGCTGCGCTCCGACCTGGGCGACTTCAATACCCAGATGCAGCGGGTGGGCCCGGCGATGGGGTCGTTCCTCAAGAACCTGCAGACCATCCAGGGCGCCTGGGTGCAGATGAACTCGGACATGCTGGCCATCTCCAACAGCATCACCCCGGGCAACGTCGGCTCGGTGCCCTTCCTGGTCAAGGCCAAGGCCCAGCTCGCGGTCGACTCGTGGCAGGCGGTGGGAGACAGCGCCAGGCAGTTCACCGTGGGGTCGCTGGTTGACTACACCAGCCTGGCCTTCGGCGACGTCATGCCGGAGAACGCGCCCGCGCGCGAAGCCGCCTGA
- a CDS encoding TonB C-terminal domain-containing protein: MLLVSGLLHAALFAALSGSGPEARPRRRVSPGAVEMEVVYQDAPPPPEPPAPESVPPPSNAAPRTSSKQAAPPRHAERPRPAPEPLDTPERLESPPPGGTPPGTSPPALAQDLPRDVPPPQSRLNLEPRGLLGGGPLRSGPPSTGRTLRPGEGPDPKALAAQQAEEARERVDGWAQDAAATARASSGATHPYFAKLREGFAKQLVNPPPPDLKVLGARMKREQVDAIARFGKTGSPIISEPRDHRLEQRNRMQAAVEAGRAANMYMVDVTTPVLALKAIVEVWQARDGKLLDLKVLEGSGDPRFDTWAVSQLRDALASAEAPAPGGGLGIRDDGMRSRWRLEEYLGNPRVQIHLIGVY, encoded by the coding sequence ATGCTCCTGGTGTCGGGGCTCCTGCACGCGGCGCTCTTCGCGGCGCTGTCGGGCAGCGGGCCCGAGGCGCGCCCGCGCCGCCGCGTGTCGCCAGGGGCGGTGGAGATGGAGGTCGTCTACCAGGACGCGCCGCCGCCTCCCGAGCCGCCAGCGCCGGAGTCCGTCCCGCCGCCCTCCAACGCGGCGCCGCGGACTTCGTCGAAGCAGGCGGCGCCCCCGCGCCACGCGGAGCGTCCGCGTCCCGCGCCGGAGCCCCTGGATACGCCCGAGCGGCTCGAGTCACCGCCACCGGGTGGCACTCCCCCGGGCACGTCTCCGCCAGCCCTGGCTCAAGACCTCCCGCGAGACGTCCCTCCACCCCAGTCGCGCCTCAACCTGGAGCCGCGGGGCTTGCTGGGCGGCGGCCCGCTGCGGAGCGGTCCCCCTTCAACGGGGCGGACACTCCGTCCCGGCGAAGGCCCCGACCCGAAGGCCCTGGCGGCCCAGCAGGCGGAGGAGGCCCGCGAGCGGGTGGACGGCTGGGCCCAGGACGCCGCCGCCACGGCGCGCGCGTCGAGCGGCGCCACGCATCCCTACTTCGCGAAGCTGCGGGAGGGCTTCGCGAAGCAACTGGTGAACCCGCCTCCACCGGACCTGAAGGTGCTGGGCGCGCGGATGAAGCGCGAGCAGGTGGATGCCATTGCCCGCTTTGGAAAGACAGGCAGCCCCATCATCTCCGAGCCGCGGGACCACCGGCTGGAGCAGCGCAACCGCATGCAGGCGGCCGTCGAGGCCGGGCGCGCGGCCAACATGTACATGGTGGACGTCACCACGCCGGTGCTCGCGCTCAAGGCCATCGTCGAGGTCTGGCAGGCGCGGGACGGGAAGCTGCTCGACCTCAAGGTGCTCGAGGGCTCCGGCGACCCGAGGTTCGACACCTGGGCGGTGTCCCAGCTCCGCGACGCGCTGGCCAGCGCCGAGGCGCCCGCGCCCGGAGGGGGCCTGGGCATCCGGGATGACGGGATGCGCAGCCGATGGCGGCTGGAGGAATACCTGGGCAATCCGCGCGTGCAGATTCACCTGATTGGCGTCTACTGA